Proteins from one Actinobacillus delphinicola genomic window:
- a CDS encoding TonB family protein: protein MRRSSLIGFLGSFFFHGIILLGIWLVLIHSRGSHGFKAPVVATHISMQMIQGMVVEDPQPIQERTSIQPKASENKFEVPDPMIKPEVEQPKDKTPTKKPLDPEKKKLSKQEEKKTTHHQRVKDMSKAKKRVDSQAKITSQATSNSKSRGHNPKLVGNGPQIDEIAAYENALRTEIEKQKRYPLRARMMRRQGTVLIRFMLKQSGELYDIRIEKTSGNGDLDRAALQAAQQARPIGLKPKGVSDTFVIPIHFMLN from the coding sequence ATGAGACGAAGTTCCCTAATTGGCTTTTTAGGTTCATTCTTTTTTCATGGGATCATATTATTGGGAATATGGCTAGTACTTATTCATAGTCGTGGTTCGCATGGTTTCAAAGCTCCTGTTGTAGCGACACATATTTCGATGCAGATGATCCAAGGTATGGTAGTAGAAGATCCTCAACCCATTCAAGAAAGGACTTCAATACAACCTAAAGCATCAGAGAATAAATTTGAAGTTCCTGATCCGATGATTAAGCCAGAAGTTGAACAGCCTAAAGATAAAACACCGACCAAAAAGCCATTAGATCCTGAAAAGAAAAAATTATCAAAACAAGAAGAGAAAAAAACAACTCACCATCAACGAGTTAAAGATATGTCTAAGGCTAAGAAACGAGTAGATTCTCAAGCGAAAATTACCTCTCAGGCAACAAGTAACTCAAAATCACGAGGCCATAATCCCAAACTTGTTGGCAATGGACCTCAGATCGATGAAATTGCGGCATATGAAAACGCGCTTAGGACAGAAATTGAAAAGCAAAAGCGTTATCCTTTAAGAGCAAGAATGATGCGTCGGCAGGGAACAGTATTGATTCGCTTTATGCTTAAACAAAGTGGTGAGTTATATGATATTCGCATAGAGAAAACATCGGGAAATGGTGATCTTGATAGAGCGGCTTTACAAGCGGCTCAACAGGCACGCCCAATTGGATTGAAACCGAAAGGCGTGAGTGATACCTTTGTCATTCCAATTCATTTTATGTTGAATTAA